From Coleofasciculaceae cyanobacterium, the proteins below share one genomic window:
- a CDS encoding phosphate ABC transporter ATP-binding protein, whose amino-acid sequence MRNKSQLLPNNQLSLPAIQTQGLSLAYGKKTAFTDVTMPIEAGKITALVGPSGCGKTSFLGCLNRLTDLIPHTKVTGSISLDGVEILHHPIDAIALRRRVGTIFQKPNPFPFSIWKNLAFPLQEHGIKKRDRLHRLIETTLQDVGLWQEVKDRLHTSALSLSGGQKQRLCIARALVLQPEVLLFDEPCSALDPISSGVVEDLIASLRGRYTVVIVTHNLAQARRIADYAALFWVQAEVGRLIEYGTVEQIFTAPQHDLTGAYVNGIRG is encoded by the coding sequence TTGAGAAATAAATCACAACTTTTACCTAATAATCAATTATCTCTGCCTGCAATTCAGACTCAGGGACTGAGTTTAGCTTACGGGAAAAAAACCGCTTTTACAGACGTAACCATGCCCATCGAGGCAGGTAAAATTACCGCTTTGGTAGGTCCTTCTGGCTGTGGCAAAACCAGTTTTTTAGGTTGTCTCAACCGCTTGACGGATTTAATTCCCCATACCAAAGTTACGGGTAGCATTAGCTTAGATGGGGTGGAAATTCTCCATCATCCCATTGATGCGATCGCTCTACGTCGGCGAGTAGGTACGATCTTTCAAAAGCCTAATCCTTTCCCCTTCTCTATTTGGAAGAATCTGGCATTTCCCCTACAAGAACACGGAATTAAAAAACGCGATCGACTTCATCGCTTAATTGAAACTACCCTGCAAGATGTCGGACTGTGGCAAGAAGTCAAGGATCGACTCCATACCTCAGCCCTATCTCTATCTGGCGGACAAAAGCAGCGATTATGTATTGCCCGTGCTTTAGTGCTGCAACCCGAAGTTTTACTATTCGACGAACCCTGTAGCGCACTCGATCCGATTTCTAGTGGAGTAGTGGAGGATTTAATTGCCAGTCTGCGGGGACGTTACACAGTAGTAATTGTCACTCACAATCTCGCACAAGCAAGACGAATTGCCGATTACGCTGCCCTGTTTTGGGTACAGGCAGAAGTAGGAAGATTAATCGAATATGGTACGGTAGAACAAATTTTCACTGCACCACAGCATGATTTGACCGGTGCTTATGTCAATGGTATTCGGGGATAG
- the pstA gene encoding phosphate ABC transporter permease PstA: MSNMTSKPSALTSLLNVVSKQNSVLLPTLIFWAIALGVTAGFCWILGDILWHGLGQLSWEFLTTTPQNAGREGGIAPILVSTGLILAVCLGVSLPLGLGTSVLLAEFTSTESLFGRLIRRSLDILAGVPSIVFGLFGNAFFSITLGLGFSILSGGLTLACMVLPILIRSTEAGFRAVPAEYRLGAAALGISRTATLWKLLLPAATPGLIVGLVLGIGRAIAETAALIFTSGYVDRMPESLLDSGRSLSVHIFDLSMNVAGGDANAYASALVLLILLLLINAMATGIAQFWLARRIVS; this comes from the coding sequence ATGAGTAATATGACTTCCAAACCCTCTGCCTTAACTTCACTCTTAAATGTTGTATCCAAACAAAATTCCGTACTACTACCCACTCTTATTTTTTGGGCGATCGCTCTAGGTGTAACGGCAGGTTTTTGCTGGATTTTAGGGGATATTCTTTGGCATGGACTGGGGCAACTATCTTGGGAATTTCTGACCACCACACCCCAAAATGCAGGACGAGAAGGAGGAATTGCACCGATTCTGGTATCTACTGGTCTGATTTTGGCAGTTTGTCTGGGGGTTTCTCTGCCCCTTGGCTTGGGAACTTCTGTACTATTAGCAGAGTTTACCAGCACTGAAAGTCTCTTTGGACGTTTGATACGTCGCAGCTTGGATATTTTGGCAGGAGTACCGTCGATCGTCTTTGGCTTGTTTGGTAATGCCTTTTTCTCCATTACCTTGGGGTTGGGTTTTTCCATCTTGTCTGGTGGCTTAACCCTAGCTTGTATGGTGTTACCGATCCTGATTCGCTCTACAGAAGCGGGATTCCGCGCCGTGCCAGCCGAATATCGCTTGGGGGCTGCTGCTTTGGGCATATCTCGCACCGCTACCTTATGGAAACTGCTTTTACCCGCAGCTACACCTGGACTAATTGTAGGTTTAGTTCTGGGCATTGGTCGGGCGATCGCCGAAACCGCAGCCCTAATTTTTACCAGTGGTTATGTAGATCGGATGCCAGAGTCATTACTAGATTCTGGGCGATCGCTCTCGGTTCATATTTTCGATCTCTCGATGAATGTAGCGGGTGGAGATGCTAACGCCTATGCTTCTGCCTTGGTGTTGTTAATTTTATTGTTACTGATTAATGCCATGGCAACTGGGATAGCGCAGTTTTGGTTAGCTCGGAGGATTGTATCTTGA